In a genomic window of Bordetella petrii:
- a CDS encoding nucleoside recognition domain-containing protein: MLNKLWLGFFLVAAAAGLYRWLAVGDADVFRQIVASLFDMARVSVDVMVLLFGTLTLWLGFLRIAEAAGLVEKLATLLGPLFSRLMPEVPRGHPAIGLITLNFAANGLGLDNAATPIGLRAMRELQTLNPTPDTASNAQILFLVLNASSLTLLPVTLFMFRVQQGAADPTLIFLPILLATSASTLAGLLAVAACQRLKLYDPVALAWLGGAALLLGGFMALLAGMSATAIASLSSLLGNITLFGVLLAFLLVGAYKRVPVYETFIAGAKEGFDVAKSLLPYLVAMLCAVGVLRASGALDMALDGVRWLAHAAGWDTRFVDALPTALVKPFSGSAARAMMLETMNHFGVDSFPALLAAVMQGSTETTFYVLAVYFGSVGILRARHAVGCALAADLAGVLAAIGVCYWFFG, translated from the coding sequence ATGCTCAATAAACTCTGGTTGGGTTTCTTCCTGGTTGCAGCCGCCGCGGGCTTGTACCGCTGGCTGGCAGTGGGCGATGCCGACGTGTTCCGGCAGATCGTGGCCAGCCTGTTCGACATGGCGCGCGTTTCGGTCGACGTCATGGTGCTGCTGTTCGGCACGTTGACCCTGTGGCTGGGCTTCCTGCGCATCGCCGAGGCCGCCGGTCTGGTCGAGAAGCTGGCCACGCTGCTGGGACCGCTATTCTCCCGCCTGATGCCCGAGGTGCCGCGCGGCCATCCCGCTATCGGCCTCATCACCCTGAACTTCGCCGCCAACGGGCTGGGCCTGGACAACGCCGCCACGCCCATCGGCCTGCGCGCCATGCGCGAGCTGCAAACGCTCAACCCCACGCCGGACACCGCCAGCAACGCGCAGATACTGTTCCTGGTGCTCAATGCCTCGTCGCTGACCTTGCTGCCGGTCACGCTGTTCATGTTCCGGGTCCAACAGGGCGCGGCCGACCCCACCCTGATCTTCCTGCCCATCCTGCTGGCCACCAGCGCGTCCACCCTGGCCGGCCTGCTGGCCGTGGCGGCCTGCCAACGCCTGAAGCTGTACGACCCAGTGGCGCTGGCCTGGCTGGGCGGCGCCGCCCTGCTGCTGGGCGGCTTCATGGCCCTGCTGGCGGGCATGTCGGCCACCGCCATCGCCAGCCTGTCGTCGCTGCTGGGCAACATCACGCTGTTCGGCGTGCTGCTGGCCTTCCTGCTGGTGGGCGCCTATAAGCGCGTGCCGGTCTACGAGACCTTCATCGCCGGCGCCAAGGAAGGCTTCGACGTCGCCAAGAGCCTGCTGCCCTACCTGGTGGCCATGCTGTGCGCGGTAGGTGTGCTGCGCGCTTCCGGCGCGCTCGACATGGCGCTCGACGGAGTGCGCTGGCTGGCCCACGCGGCCGGTTGGGACACGCGTTTCGTCGACGCCCTGCCCACTGCGCTGGTCAAGCCGTTCTCGGGCAGCGCGGCGCGCGCCATGATGCTGGAAACCATGAACCACTTCGGGGTGGACAGTTTCCCGGCGCTGTTGGCCGCGGTCATGCAGGGCAGCACCGAAACCACGTTCTACGTGCTGGCGGTGTACTTCGGCTCGGTGGGCATCCTGCGCGCGCGCCATGCCGTGGGCTGCGCGCTGGCGGCCGACCTGGCCGGCGTGCTAGCGGCCATCGGCGTGTGCTACTGGTTCTTCGGGTGA
- a CDS encoding N-acyl-D-amino-acid deacylase family protein codes for MQATYDVVIRHAEIVDGTGAARFEGDIGIDGDRISRIGDLSHARGRREIDAVGLVAAPGFIDAHTHDDRVMLSAGDMTPKVSQGVTTVIGGNCGISLAPMPQPAPATITPPLDLLDASGQWYRYARFGDYLDSLRTQPAATNCAMLVGHSTLRVITMSDLGRPANEAEIAAMRGHVAEAMESGAIGVSTGLAYAPAMAASTEEVIEICRPLAHHHGLYCTHMRDEGDDIMESLDETFRIGRELGVPVVISHHKVTGVNNFGRSQETLERIRHAMARQPVCLDCYPYPASSTILTYSHAVGSSRTIVTWSRALPQYAGRDLADIAQEMGCSLEDAVQRLLPAGAIYFRMDDADVERILQFDETMIGSDGLPHDEQPHPRLWGTFPRILGHYCRDLGLFPLEKAIHKMTGLTAERFGLADRGVVREGAYADLAIFDAGTVSDRATFAKPVAPSDGIHTVLVNGEVVWRDGRSAGARPGRVLRRAVPA; via the coding sequence ATGCAAGCCACTTATGATGTTGTGATCCGCCATGCCGAGATCGTCGATGGCACTGGGGCGGCGCGTTTCGAAGGCGACATAGGCATAGATGGAGACCGTATTTCCCGCATTGGCGACCTGAGCCATGCGCGGGGCCGCCGGGAGATAGACGCGGTCGGCCTGGTAGCCGCCCCGGGGTTCATCGATGCGCACACCCATGACGACAGGGTGATGCTGTCGGCCGGCGATATGACCCCCAAGGTCAGCCAGGGAGTAACCACCGTGATCGGGGGAAACTGCGGCATTTCGCTCGCGCCCATGCCGCAGCCCGCGCCCGCCACGATCACGCCGCCGCTGGACCTGCTGGACGCGTCAGGCCAATGGTACCGGTACGCCCGCTTCGGTGATTATCTCGATTCGCTGCGCACCCAGCCCGCGGCCACCAACTGCGCGATGCTGGTAGGTCACTCGACACTGCGAGTCATCACCATGAGCGATCTCGGGCGCCCCGCCAACGAGGCGGAGATCGCCGCCATGCGGGGCCATGTCGCCGAAGCGATGGAGTCCGGCGCGATCGGCGTCTCGACAGGCCTGGCCTACGCCCCGGCCATGGCCGCGTCCACGGAAGAGGTCATTGAAATCTGTCGCCCGCTTGCCCATCACCACGGGTTGTATTGCACGCACATGCGCGACGAAGGCGACGATATTATGGAATCCCTGGACGAGACCTTCCGCATAGGCCGCGAGCTTGGCGTGCCCGTCGTCATTTCCCACCACAAAGTCACCGGCGTGAACAACTTTGGTCGTTCGCAGGAGACGCTTGAACGCATCCGCCACGCGATGGCGCGCCAGCCGGTGTGCCTCGATTGCTATCCGTATCCCGCTTCGTCAACCATTCTGACCTATTCACATGCAGTGGGTTCGTCGCGCACCATCGTGACCTGGTCGCGCGCCCTGCCCCAATACGCCGGCCGCGATCTTGCCGATATCGCGCAAGAAATGGGTTGCTCGCTGGAAGATGCCGTGCAGCGGCTGCTTCCCGCCGGGGCCATCTACTTTCGCATGGACGATGCGGACGTGGAGCGCATACTGCAATTCGACGAAACCATGATCGGGTCGGATGGACTGCCTCATGATGAGCAGCCTCACCCACGGCTTTGGGGAACCTTTCCGCGCATCCTTGGCCACTATTGCCGCGACCTGGGGCTGTTTCCGTTGGAAAAGGCCATACACAAGATGACGGGCCTGACCGCTGAGCGCTTTGGCCTGGCCGATCGAGGCGTGGTGCGCGAGGGCGCCTACGCCGATCTGGCAATATTCGATGCGGGCACCGTCTCTGACCGTGCAACCTTCGCCAAACCTGTCGCGCCCTCGGACGGCATCCACACCGTGCTGGTCAACGGCGAGGTCGTGTGGCGCGATGGGCGATCGGCCGGCGCACGGCCCGGCCGGGTGCTGCGCCGCGCAGTTCCGGCATAG
- the pyk gene encoding pyruvate kinase — MSVLRRTKIVATLGPSTSTPAQLEALVRAGVDVARLNFSHGTADDHRERARLVREIAAKQGRFVALMGDLQGPKIRIARFADKQVTLHAGQPFVLSNSHPKDAGDATIVGIDYPELVQDCKPGDELLLDDGRVVLLVDRIAGDAVHTTVTVGGPLSNNKGINRRGGGLSAPSLTDKDRADILVAAELNLDYVAVSFPRYGRDIDEARQLVRAAGSEAWIIAKIERAEAVVDDEALDSLIRASDGVMVARGDLGVEVGDAELVGIQKRIIQHARTLNKVVITATQMMESMISSPLPTRAEVSDVANAVLDYTDAVMLSAESASGQYPAEAVQAMARVCLGAEKHPTTTHSHHRLGETFSRCDETIALAAMYAANHFPGVKAIIALTESGHTPLIMSRIRSGVPIYCYSPHSQTQHRVAMFRGVYTVPFDPSAYDPAELSNAAIDELKKRGRVQPGDWVILTKGDFYRDSGGTNGMKILMVE; from the coding sequence ATGTCCGTACTGCGCCGCACCAAAATCGTCGCCACGCTCGGGCCGTCCACCTCCACGCCCGCGCAGCTGGAAGCGCTGGTGCGCGCCGGGGTCGACGTGGCTCGCCTGAATTTCTCGCATGGCACCGCCGACGATCACCGCGAGCGCGCGCGCCTGGTGCGCGAAATTGCCGCCAAGCAAGGCCGTTTCGTGGCGCTGATGGGCGACCTGCAAGGCCCCAAGATCCGCATCGCGCGCTTTGCCGACAAGCAGGTCACGCTGCATGCCGGGCAGCCTTTCGTCCTGTCGAACAGCCATCCCAAGGACGCGGGCGACGCCACCATCGTCGGCATTGACTACCCCGAGCTGGTGCAAGACTGCAAGCCGGGCGACGAGCTGCTGCTCGACGACGGCCGGGTCGTGCTGCTGGTCGACCGCATCGCCGGCGATGCCGTGCACACCACGGTCACGGTGGGCGGCCCGCTGTCGAACAACAAGGGCATCAACCGGCGCGGCGGCGGCTTGTCGGCGCCCAGCCTTACCGACAAAGACCGCGCCGACATCCTGGTGGCGGCCGAACTCAATCTCGACTACGTGGCGGTCTCGTTTCCGCGCTATGGCCGCGACATCGACGAGGCCCGCCAACTGGTGCGCGCCGCCGGCAGCGAGGCCTGGATCATCGCCAAGATCGAGCGCGCCGAGGCCGTCGTCGACGACGAGGCGCTCGATTCGCTGATCCGCGCCAGCGACGGCGTCATGGTCGCGCGCGGCGACCTGGGCGTCGAAGTGGGCGACGCCGAACTGGTGGGTATCCAGAAGCGCATCATCCAGCATGCGCGCACGTTGAACAAAGTGGTGATCACCGCCACCCAGATGATGGAGTCGATGATCTCCAGCCCGCTGCCCACCCGCGCCGAAGTCTCGGATGTGGCCAACGCGGTGCTCGACTACACCGATGCGGTGATGCTGTCGGCCGAAAGCGCGTCGGGGCAGTACCCGGCCGAGGCGGTGCAGGCCATGGCGCGCGTGTGCCTGGGCGCCGAAAAACACCCCACCACCACGCATTCGCACCACCGGCTGGGCGAAACGTTTTCGCGCTGCGACGAAACCATCGCCCTGGCGGCCATGTACGCGGCCAACCATTTCCCGGGCGTGAAGGCCATCATCGCCCTTACCGAAAGCGGGCACACGCCGCTGATCATGTCGCGCATCCGTTCGGGCGTGCCCATCTACTGCTACAGCCCGCACAGCCAGACCCAGCACCGGGTGGCCATGTTCCGTGGCGTTTACACCGTGCCGTTCGACCCGTCGGCCTACGACCCGGCCGAACTCAGCAACGCCGCCATCGACGAACTGAAAAAACGCGGCCGCGTGCAGCCGGGCGACTGGGTCATCCTGACCAAGGGCGATTTCTACCGCGACAGCGGCGGCACCAACGGCATGAAGATACTGATGGTGGAGTGA
- the def gene encoding peptide deformylase, which yields MIHAILKMGDPRLLRVAQPVGQFDTPELHELVADMFETMVHAKGVGLAAPQIGVDLQLVIFGFEHNERYPDAPPVPLTVLCNPVITPRSDEREDGWEGCLSVPGLRGLVPRYRHIRYRGFDPHGQPIEREAEGFHARVVQHECDHLIGRLYPSRIEDFSKFGFTEVLFPGMDPNRDD from the coding sequence ATGATCCACGCCATTCTCAAGATGGGCGACCCGCGCCTGTTGCGGGTTGCCCAGCCGGTCGGGCAATTCGACACCCCCGAGCTGCACGAACTGGTTGCCGACATGTTCGAAACCATGGTGCATGCCAAGGGCGTGGGCCTGGCCGCCCCGCAGATCGGCGTCGACCTGCAACTGGTGATTTTCGGGTTCGAGCACAACGAGCGCTACCCCGACGCCCCGCCGGTGCCGCTGACGGTGCTGTGCAACCCGGTGATCACGCCGCGGTCGGACGAACGCGAAGACGGCTGGGAAGGCTGCCTGTCGGTGCCCGGCCTGCGCGGCCTGGTGCCGCGCTACCGGCATATCCGCTACAGGGGTTTCGACCCGCACGGGCAGCCCATCGAGCGCGAAGCAGAAGGCTTCCATGCGCGCGTCGTTCAGCACGAATGCGATCACCTGATCGGCCGGCTGTACCCGTCGCGCATCGAGGATTTCTCGAAGTTCGGGTTCACCGAAGTGCTATTCCCCGGCATGGACCCCAACCGCGACGACTAG
- a CDS encoding acyl-CoA dehydrogenase, whose translation MDFNAWRRRRISDPAYRWARDAMPGLSDTEREAIEAGDVWWDADLFTGDPDWNKLLAVPAATLTEAEQQFLDGPVAQLCSMLNEWDITWAHGDLPEPVWRFMREQRFFGMIIPQSYGGLGFSPYAHSEVVRRISAYSVTAGVTVMVPNSLGPGELLLQFGTPEQRDYWLPRLADGTEVPCFGLTSPEAGSDAASMTDTGVVCRQVVDGQEVLGIRLNWHKRYITLGPVATVLGLAFKLHDPDGLLGGPADIGISVALVPTDAPGVTIGRRHLPSMQVFQNGPNQGKDVFVPLDALIGGPAKAGHGWQMLMSALAAGRGISLPSLSAAAAVYCAHVTGMYARVRQQFGIPVGRFEGVQEKLGRLAANAYLVEAARRLTCAALNQGQKPAVVSAIMKYHATERMRESVNDAMDVHGGKAVIDGPANYLGSLYRAVPIAITVEGANILTRCLIIFGQGAIRAHPYLMREVTALGDSDETRGAQAFHEVFWKHMGHAARNTLRAWGRAWTGGLLARAPATGPTARHYRRLGRYASAFALLADAAMGSLGGALKRREMLSARLGDILAELYLLSAVLKRWEDEGRRHVDLPLVHWCMDDGCARIETRIDQVLANLPARPLAWLLRAMVLPVRLNRGPSDALTRECADLLLAPSATRDRLAADLQRGDGADPVAQLERAFALVNAVQPLHDRLRREGVRDWREARRGGAITDDQARQIEAAEQAVAQVVAVDDFAPGAFERGAA comes from the coding sequence ATGGATTTCAACGCCTGGCGCCGCCGCCGCATTTCCGATCCCGCCTACCGTTGGGCCCGCGACGCAATGCCCGGCCTGTCCGACACCGAACGCGAGGCCATCGAGGCCGGCGACGTCTGGTGGGATGCCGACCTGTTCACCGGCGACCCCGACTGGAACAAGCTGCTGGCCGTGCCCGCGGCCACGCTCACCGAGGCCGAGCAGCAGTTCCTGGACGGCCCGGTGGCGCAACTGTGCTCCATGCTCAACGAATGGGACATCACCTGGGCCCATGGCGACCTGCCCGAGCCCGTCTGGCGCTTCATGCGCGAACAGCGCTTCTTCGGCATGATCATCCCGCAGTCGTACGGCGGGCTGGGCTTCTCGCCCTACGCGCATTCCGAAGTGGTGCGGCGCATTTCGGCGTACTCGGTCACGGCGGGCGTCACTGTCATGGTGCCCAACTCGCTGGGGCCGGGCGAGCTGCTGCTGCAGTTTGGCACGCCCGAGCAACGCGACTACTGGCTGCCGCGCCTGGCCGACGGCACCGAAGTGCCTTGCTTCGGGCTCACCAGCCCCGAGGCCGGCTCCGACGCGGCCTCCATGACCGACACCGGCGTCGTGTGCCGCCAGGTCGTCGATGGCCAGGAAGTGCTGGGCATCCGGCTCAACTGGCACAAGCGCTACATCACGCTGGGGCCGGTGGCCACGGTGCTGGGGCTTGCGTTCAAGCTGCACGACCCCGACGGCCTGCTGGGCGGGCCGGCCGACATCGGCATTTCGGTGGCGCTGGTGCCCACCGACGCGCCGGGCGTCACCATCGGCCGCCGCCACCTGCCGTCCATGCAGGTGTTCCAGAACGGTCCCAACCAGGGCAAAGACGTGTTCGTGCCGCTCGACGCCCTGATCGGCGGCCCGGCCAAGGCCGGCCACGGCTGGCAAATGCTCATGAGCGCGCTGGCCGCCGGGCGCGGCATTTCGCTGCCGTCGCTGTCGGCCGCGGCGGCGGTGTATTGCGCCCATGTCACTGGCATGTACGCGCGCGTGCGCCAGCAGTTCGGCATTCCGGTGGGCCGCTTCGAAGGCGTCCAGGAAAAGCTCGGCCGCCTGGCCGCCAATGCCTACCTGGTCGAGGCGGCGCGCCGGCTGACCTGCGCGGCGCTCAACCAGGGCCAGAAGCCGGCCGTAGTGTCGGCCATCATGAAATACCACGCTACCGAACGCATGCGCGAGTCCGTCAACGACGCCATGGACGTGCACGGCGGCAAGGCGGTCATCGACGGGCCTGCGAATTACCTGGGTTCGCTGTACCGCGCCGTGCCCATTGCCATTACCGTCGAAGGCGCCAACATTCTTACGCGCTGCCTCATCATCTTTGGCCAGGGCGCCATCCGCGCGCATCCCTACCTGATGCGCGAAGTCACGGCGCTGGGCGACAGCGACGAAACCCGCGGCGCCCAGGCTTTTCATGAGGTCTTCTGGAAGCACATGGGGCATGCCGCCAGGAATACCTTGCGCGCCTGGGGCCGCGCCTGGACGGGCGGCCTGCTGGCCCGCGCGCCCGCCACCGGCCCCACGGCCCGGCACTACCGGCGCCTGGGCCGCTACGCCTCGGCCTTCGCGCTGCTGGCCGACGCGGCCATGGGTTCGCTGGGCGGCGCGTTGAAGCGCCGCGAAATGTTGTCGGCGCGGCTGGGCGACATTCTGGCCGAGCTCTATTTGCTGTCCGCCGTGCTCAAGCGCTGGGAAGACGAAGGCCGGCGCCATGTCGACCTGCCGCTGGTGCACTGGTGCATGGATGACGGCTGCGCCCGCATCGAAACGCGCATCGACCAGGTGCTGGCCAACTTGCCCGCCCGGCCGCTGGCCTGGCTGCTACGAGCGATGGTGTTGCCGGTGCGCCTGAATCGCGGGCCCAGCGACGCCCTGACGCGCGAGTGCGCCGACCTGCTGCTGGCGCCGTCGGCCACCCGCGACCGCCTGGCCGCAGACCTGCAGCGCGGCGACGGCGCCGACCCGGTGGCGCAACTAGAACGCGCCTTCGCATTGGTCAACGCCGTGCAGCCCCTGCACGACCGCCTGCGCCGCGAAGGCGTGCGCGACTGGCGCGAGGCCCGCCGCGGCGGCGCCATCACCGACGATCAGGCACGCCAGATCGAGGCTGCCGAGCAGGCCGTGGCGCAGGTGGTGGCGGTAGACGATTTCGCGCCAGGCGCGTTCGAGCGCGGGGCAGCGTAG
- the tcuA gene encoding FAD-dependent tricarballylate dehydrogenase TcuA — translation MIDVLVIGGGNAALCAALMAREAGASVLLLEAAPREWRGGNSQHTRNLRCMHDAPQDVLVEAYPEEEYWQDLLKVTGGITNEHLARLVIRESSTCRDWMRKHGVNFQPPLSGALHVARTNAFFMGGGKALVNAYYRSAEALGVQIRYDTLVDSLELDNGRFVAARAGGERYTARTCVLAAGGFESNREWLREAWGQNERGEWPADNFLIRGTRFNTGVLLKFMIDAGADTIGDPSQSHCVAIDARAPLYDGGICTRIDCVSLGVVVNREADRFYDEGEDFWPKRYAIWGRLTAMQPGQIAYSIIDSKAVGRFMPPVFPGVQADTLPELARKLGLDEARFMQTLSSYNAACRVGTFDHTTLDDCHTEGVQPAKTHWARPIDTPPYYGYALRPGITFTYLGLKVDDTAAVRFNDRPSDNLFVAGEMMAGNVLGKGYTAGVGMSIGTAFGRIAGTRAAAAALAQRATGA, via the coding sequence ATGATCGACGTATTGGTAATCGGCGGCGGCAACGCGGCGCTGTGCGCGGCCCTGATGGCGCGCGAGGCGGGCGCCAGCGTGTTGCTGCTGGAAGCCGCGCCCCGCGAATGGCGCGGCGGCAATTCACAACACACGCGCAACCTGCGCTGCATGCACGACGCGCCGCAAGACGTGCTGGTGGAAGCCTACCCCGAAGAGGAATACTGGCAAGACCTGCTCAAGGTCACGGGCGGCATCACCAACGAACACCTGGCGCGGCTAGTAATCCGCGAATCGTCCACCTGTCGCGACTGGATGCGCAAGCATGGCGTGAATTTCCAGCCGCCACTGTCCGGCGCGCTGCACGTGGCGCGCACCAACGCCTTCTTCATGGGCGGCGGCAAGGCGCTGGTCAACGCCTACTATCGCAGCGCCGAAGCGCTGGGCGTGCAAATCCGCTACGACACCCTGGTCGATTCGCTGGAACTCGACAACGGCCGCTTTGTGGCGGCGCGCGCGGGCGGCGAGCGCTACACCGCCCGCACCTGTGTGCTGGCCGCCGGCGGCTTCGAGTCCAACCGTGAATGGCTGCGCGAGGCCTGGGGCCAGAACGAGCGCGGCGAATGGCCCGCCGACAACTTCCTGATCCGCGGCACGCGCTTTAACACCGGCGTGCTGCTGAAGTTCATGATCGACGCCGGCGCCGACACCATCGGCGATCCGTCGCAGTCGCACTGCGTGGCTATCGACGCGCGCGCGCCTCTGTACGACGGCGGCATCTGCACGCGCATCGATTGCGTGTCGCTGGGCGTGGTGGTCAACCGCGAAGCCGACCGCTTCTACGACGAAGGCGAAGACTTCTGGCCCAAGCGCTACGCCATCTGGGGCCGCCTGACCGCCATGCAGCCCGGGCAAATCGCCTATTCCATTATCGACAGCAAGGCCGTGGGGCGCTTCATGCCCCCGGTGTTCCCCGGCGTGCAGGCCGACACGCTGCCCGAACTGGCGCGCAAGCTGGGCCTGGACGAAGCCCGGTTCATGCAGACGCTGTCCAGCTACAACGCGGCCTGCCGCGTGGGCACGTTCGACCACACCACGCTCGACGACTGCCACACCGAAGGCGTGCAACCCGCCAAGACCCACTGGGCCCGCCCCATCGACACCCCGCCCTACTACGGCTACGCGCTACGGCCGGGCATTACCTTCACCTACCTGGGGCTGAAGGTGGACGACACCGCCGCCGTGCGCTTTAACGACCGTCCCAGCGACAACCTGTTCGTGGCCGGCGAAATGATGGCCGGCAACGTGCTGGGCAAAGGCTATACCGCCGGCGTCGGCATGTCGATCGGCACGGCCTTCGGCCGCATAGCCGGCACGCGCGCCGCCGCGGCGGCGCTGGCCCAGCGGGCAACGGGAGCATAA
- the tcuB gene encoding tricarballylate utilization 4Fe-4S protein TcuB — protein sequence MKQLEELTRQARGVLSNNETEVARVMQICNACRYCEGFCAVFPAMTRRLEFGKADINYLANLCHNCGACLHACQYAPPHEFSVNVPQAMAKVRVQTYTDYAWPAALGKLYRRNGLTLSLAVAGALALFLVLAAAMAGGLLHEPLAGNFYAIFPHNTLALMFGLVFLFAIVALGVGVARFWRDVSPGAASGAAVAEATHDALRLRYLDGGHGKGCNNADDAFTLARRRFHHLTFYGFMLCFAATCVATLYHYAFGWQAPYPVTSLPVLLGTVGGIGLLVGPAGLLWLNVKRHPLQGDAAQRPMDRGFIALLFLVSLTGLLLLGLRDTPAMGLLLAIHLGMVMALFLTLPYGKFAHGIYRCAALLKWAIEKRQPDPLKLGAD from the coding sequence GTGAAGCAGCTTGAAGAACTCACCCGCCAGGCGCGCGGCGTCCTGAGCAACAACGAAACCGAAGTGGCGCGCGTCATGCAGATATGCAATGCGTGCCGTTATTGCGAAGGCTTCTGCGCCGTCTTTCCGGCCATGACGCGCCGCCTGGAATTCGGCAAGGCCGACATCAACTACCTGGCCAACCTGTGCCACAACTGCGGCGCCTGCCTGCACGCCTGTCAGTACGCGCCACCGCACGAATTCAGCGTCAATGTGCCGCAAGCCATGGCCAAGGTGCGGGTGCAAACCTACACCGACTATGCCTGGCCGGCCGCGCTGGGCAAGCTTTACCGGCGCAACGGCCTGACCCTGTCCCTGGCGGTGGCCGGCGCCCTGGCGCTGTTCCTGGTGCTGGCGGCCGCCATGGCCGGCGGGCTGCTGCATGAGCCGCTGGCCGGCAATTTCTACGCCATCTTCCCCCACAACACGCTGGCGCTGATGTTCGGTCTGGTGTTCCTGTTTGCCATCGTGGCGCTGGGCGTGGGCGTGGCGCGCTTCTGGCGCGACGTGTCGCCCGGCGCGGCCAGCGGCGCGGCGGTGGCCGAGGCCACCCACGACGCGCTGCGGCTCAGGTACCTGGACGGCGGCCACGGCAAGGGCTGCAACAACGCCGACGACGCCTTCACCCTGGCCCGGCGGCGCTTCCACCACCTGACGTTCTACGGCTTCATGCTGTGCTTTGCCGCCACCTGCGTGGCCACGCTGTACCACTATGCCTTCGGCTGGCAGGCGCCCTACCCGGTTACCAGCCTGCCCGTGCTGCTGGGCACGGTGGGCGGCATCGGCTTGCTGGTCGGTCCGGCCGGGTTGCTGTGGCTGAACGTGAAGCGCCACCCCCTGCAGGGCGACGCGGCGCAGCGCCCCATGGACCGCGGCTTCATCGCGCTGCTGTTCCTGGTCAGCCTTACCGGCCTGCTGCTGCTGGGCCTGCGCGACACGCCAGCCATGGGCCTGCTGCTGGCCATTCACCTGGGCATGGTCATGGCCCTGTTCCTGACCTTGCCCTACGGCAAGTTCGCTCACGGCATCTACCGTTGCGCGGCGCTGCTGAAATGGGCCATCGAAAAGCGCCAGCCCGACCCGCTGAAACTGGGAGCCGACTGA
- a CDS encoding LysR family transcriptional regulator, with amino-acid sequence MELRQLRYFVKVAESGSMGRAAAELGMVTSALSQQISRLESELSTRLLTRTSTGVMPTDAGLAFLRQAQLALRHADGAAQAAKESRLTGQVSIGLPATTASVLALPFMRAMRERYPDVRVRLVETLSGYLTSMLNARQLDLAIVFQAEAARRWSVLPLIDERLFLIARPDLPGLPPEGPVRLRDVGGLPYLLPGIAHGLRSLVNAGFSRVRVEPNLVAEIDGLDVLMDLVRNGFGATIQPGAATVRLQGEPLALRLISDRHLRRHNLLVSLSDDELSPAALAARVLLARTASELVHSGAWPGASLHKP; translated from the coding sequence ATGGAACTGCGCCAGCTCAGGTACTTCGTCAAGGTGGCCGAATCGGGCAGCATGGGCCGCGCCGCCGCCGAACTGGGCATGGTCACGTCGGCGCTCAGCCAGCAGATCAGCCGCCTGGAAAGCGAGCTGTCCACCCGGCTGCTGACGCGCACCTCCACCGGCGTAATGCCCACCGACGCGGGCCTGGCCTTCCTGCGGCAGGCCCAGCTGGCCTTGCGCCATGCCGACGGCGCGGCCCAGGCCGCCAAAGAATCGCGCCTGACCGGACAAGTCAGCATCGGCCTGCCGGCCACCACGGCCTCGGTACTGGCCCTGCCTTTCATGCGCGCCATGCGCGAACGCTACCCCGACGTGCGCGTGCGCCTGGTCGAGACCCTGTCGGGCTACCTGACCAGCATGCTCAACGCCCGCCAGCTCGACCTGGCCATCGTCTTCCAGGCCGAGGCGGCGCGCCGCTGGAGCGTGCTGCCCCTGATCGACGAACGCCTGTTCCTGATCGCCCGCCCCGACCTGCCGGGCCTGCCGCCGGAGGGCCCGGTGCGGCTGCGCGACGTCGGCGGCCTGCCTTACCTGCTGCCCGGCATCGCCCATGGGCTGCGCTCGCTGGTCAATGCCGGCTTCAGCCGGGTGCGCGTCGAGCCCAACCTGGTGGCCGAGATCGATGGGCTCGACGTGCTGATGGACCTGGTGCGCAACGGCTTCGGCGCCACCATCCAGCCCGGCGCGGCCACGGTCCGCCTGCAGGGCGAGCCCCTGGCGCTGCGGCTGATTTCCGACCGCCATCTCAGGCGCCACAACCTGCTGGTCAGCCTGTCCGACGACGAACTGTCGCCCGCTGCGCTGGCGGCGCGCGTGCTGCTGGCGCGCACCGCCAGCGAACTGGTTCATTCGGGCGCCTGGCCCGGTGCCAGTCTTCACAAACCGTGA
- the gloA gene encoding lactoylglutathione lyase has translation MRLLHTMLRVGNLDKSIDFYTNVLGMRVLRRKDYPDGKFTLAFVGYQDESEGAVIELTHNWDTDHYDLGNGYGHIALEVDDAYDACEKVKQKGGKVTREAGPMKHGTTVIAFVEDPDGYKIEFIQHKGRAD, from the coding sequence ATGCGTCTCCTGCACACCATGCTGCGCGTCGGCAACCTGGACAAATCCATCGATTTCTACACCAATGTCCTGGGCATGCGCGTGCTGCGCCGCAAAGACTATCCCGATGGCAAATTCACGCTGGCCTTCGTGGGCTACCAAGACGAATCCGAAGGCGCCGTCATCGAGCTGACCCACAACTGGGACACCGACCACTACGACCTGGGCAACGGGTACGGGCACATCGCCCTGGAAGTCGACGACGCCTACGACGCCTGTGAGAAGGTCAAGCAAAAAGGCGGCAAGGTCACGCGCGAAGCCGGCCCCATGAAGCACGGCACCACGGTCATCGCCTTCGTGGAAGACCCCGACGGCTACAAGATCGAATTCATCCAGCACAAGGGCCGGGCCGACTGA